One Pseudomonas sp. AN-1 genomic region harbors:
- a CDS encoding lipocalin-like domain-containing protein: MNKETIRGRWNILSWEQLYDDGRVVHPMGTELEGFIEYGPYGMFCVIARKDREAFTTGGQWSASDAEKAAAYGSYLTYAGPYDVEGDTVRHHVRHSLFPNWEGGSQKRVAVLDGGVLSLTARLEEGTPEARTAKLVWTRALPAQG, translated from the coding sequence ATGAACAAGGAAACCATCCGCGGACGCTGGAACATCCTGTCTTGGGAACAGCTGTACGACGACGGCCGCGTCGTCCATCCGATGGGCACCGAGCTGGAAGGCTTCATCGAGTACGGCCCCTACGGCATGTTCTGCGTGATCGCCCGCAAGGACCGCGAAGCCTTCACCACGGGCGGCCAGTGGTCGGCCAGCGACGCCGAGAAGGCCGCCGCCTACGGCAGCTACCTGACCTATGCCGGGCCCTACGACGTCGAGGGCGACACCGTCCGCCACCATGTGCGCCACAGCCTGTTCCCCAACTGGGAAGGCGGCTCGCAGAAGCGCGTCGCGGTGCTGGACGGCGGCGTGCTGTCGCTCACCGCGCGCCTGGAGGAGGGCACCCCGGAGGCGCGCACCGCCAAGCTGGTGTGGACCCGCGCGTTGCCGGCGCAGGGCTGA
- the groL gene encoding chaperonin GroEL (60 kDa chaperone family; promotes refolding of misfolded polypeptides especially under stressful conditions; forms two stacked rings of heptamers to form a barrel-shaped 14mer; ends can be capped by GroES; misfolded proteins enter the barrel where they are refolded when GroES binds), translated as MPHTKLLFRNAAREKVLRGATQLADAIRVTLGPKSKSVLIQKKWGTPTVCNDGVTIAKQVELEDPEENLGAQMLRQAAERTGEAVGDGTSTATVLAHAILADGVRNVVAGASAIDLKRGLDRGLQAAVASLKAQSRTVQTRKEKAQVAAISAHNDAPIGELVADALERVGGEGVITVEESKTTETVVDVVEGMRFDRGYISPYFITDADKMQAVLDDPFLLLCDHKIGLLKELVPLLEQIAKSGRPLLFIAEDIEGEALATLIVNQIRGVLRAVAVKAPGFGDRRKEMLQDIAVLTAGQVISSELGLRLEQAELRQLGRAKRVVVDKESTTLIGGGGRKDAIEARIAQIRTQIEAASSDYDREKLQERLARLAGGVGVIRVGAPTEAEMKTKKDALDDAIAATRAAIEEGIVPGGGMALLRAVPALTALEEQCAGDEKTGVQILRRALEAPTRTIAENSAVDAGVVVARILGEAGPVGFDAATNQYVDMYDAGIVDPTKVVRIALENAVSVASVLLLTEATLTEVPGKDEHEHEPPMPGME; from the coding sequence ATGCCCCACACCAAGCTGCTGTTCCGCAACGCCGCGCGCGAGAAGGTGCTGCGCGGCGCCACCCAGCTGGCCGACGCGATCCGCGTGACCCTGGGGCCGAAGTCCAAGTCGGTGCTGATCCAGAAGAAGTGGGGCACGCCGACGGTGTGCAACGACGGGGTGACCATCGCCAAGCAGGTCGAGCTGGAGGACCCCGAGGAGAACCTCGGCGCGCAGATGCTGCGCCAGGCCGCCGAGCGCACCGGCGAGGCGGTCGGCGACGGCACCAGCACCGCCACCGTGCTGGCCCACGCCATCCTCGCCGACGGCGTGCGCAACGTGGTCGCCGGGGCCAGCGCCATCGATCTCAAGCGCGGCCTGGACCGCGGCCTGCAGGCGGCGGTGGCGTCGCTGAAGGCGCAGTCGCGTACCGTGCAGACGCGCAAGGAGAAGGCCCAGGTGGCGGCCATCTCGGCGCACAACGACGCGCCCATCGGCGAGCTGGTGGCCGACGCCCTGGAGCGGGTCGGCGGCGAGGGGGTGATCACCGTCGAGGAATCCAAGACCACCGAGACGGTGGTCGACGTGGTCGAGGGCATGCGCTTCGACCGCGGCTACATCTCGCCCTACTTCATCACCGACGCCGACAAGATGCAGGCGGTGCTCGACGATCCCTTCCTGCTGCTCTGCGACCACAAGATCGGCCTGCTCAAGGAGCTGGTGCCGCTGCTCGAGCAGATCGCCAAGAGCGGCCGCCCGCTGCTGTTCATCGCCGAGGACATCGAGGGCGAGGCGCTGGCCACCCTGATCGTCAACCAGATCCGCGGCGTGCTGCGCGCGGTGGCGGTCAAGGCGCCGGGCTTCGGCGATCGCCGCAAGGAGATGCTGCAGGACATCGCCGTGCTCACCGCCGGCCAGGTGATCTCCAGCGAGCTGGGCCTGCGCCTGGAGCAGGCCGAGCTGCGCCAGCTCGGCCGCGCCAAGCGGGTGGTGGTCGACAAGGAGAGCACCACGCTGATCGGCGGCGGCGGGCGCAAGGACGCCATCGAGGCGCGCATCGCGCAGATCCGCACGCAGATCGAGGCGGCGAGCAGCGACTACGACCGCGAGAAGCTGCAGGAGCGCCTGGCGCGGCTGGCCGGCGGGGTCGGGGTGATCCGCGTCGGCGCGCCCACCGAGGCGGAGATGAAGACGAAAAAAGATGCCCTCGACGACGCCATCGCCGCCACCCGCGCGGCCATCGAGGAAGGCATCGTGCCCGGCGGCGGCATGGCCCTGCTGCGCGCGGTGCCGGCGCTCACCGCGCTGGAGGAGCAGTGCGCCGGCGACGAGAAGACCGGCGTGCAGATCCTCCGTCGCGCCCTGGAGGCGCCGACCCGCACCATCGCCGAGAACTCGGCGGTGGACGCCGGCGTGGTGGTGGCGCGCATCCTCGGCGAGGCCGGGCCGGTGGGCTTCGACGCGGCGACCAACCAGTACGTCGACATGTACGACGCCGGCATCGTCGATCCGACCAAGGTGGTGCGCATCGCCCTGGAGAACGCGGTGTCGGTGGCCAGCGTGCTGCTGCTCACCGAGGCGACCCTGACCGAGGTGCCCGGCAAGGACGAGCACGAACACGAGCCGCCCATGCCGGGCATGGAGTGA
- a CDS encoding ATP-dependent zinc protease — protein MPIAQAGTPEIYGWVEESRLLPENVTVKSKLDTGALTSSLDARALERFDRNGEPWVRFKVEVKDSDTGQQVSIPFERRVERDVKVRGAGGAERRPVVLMRMCIGSQLLDEQFSLNDRGDMLYPVLIGRRTLEHLGAVDVSRTFTHKPDCPATKAQGR, from the coding sequence ATGCCCATCGCGCAGGCGGGGACGCCGGAGATCTATGGCTGGGTCGAGGAGAGCCGGCTGCTGCCGGAGAACGTCACGGTGAAGAGCAAGCTCGACACCGGCGCGCTGACCTCGTCGCTGGACGCCCGGGCGCTGGAGCGCTTCGACAGGAACGGCGAGCCGTGGGTGCGCTTCAAGGTCGAGGTCAAGGACAGCGACACCGGCCAGCAGGTGAGCATCCCCTTCGAGCGCCGCGTCGAGCGCGACGTCAAGGTGCGCGGCGCCGGCGGTGCCGAGCGGCGCCCGGTGGTGCTGATGCGGATGTGCATCGGCAGCCAACTGCTCGACGAGCAGTTCTCCCTGAACGATCGCGGCGACATGCTCTACCCGGTGCTGATCGGCCGGCGCACCCTGGAGCACCTCGGTGCGGTGGACGTCTCGCGCACCTTCACCCACAAGCCGGACTGCCCGGCAACCAAGGCTCAGGGCAGGTAG
- a CDS encoding archease, which yields MPSQTFPHEADIGVRGSGATLEEAFAGAALALTSAICDPATVLPKQSLTIDCAAPDLELLLVDWLNALIYRMATRHLLFSRFEVRIDGTRLHATAWGEPVDVARHQPAAEAKGVSYCELKVARQADGQWLAQAVVDV from the coding sequence ATGCCCTCCCAGACCTTCCCCCACGAAGCCGACATCGGCGTACGCGGCAGCGGCGCCACGCTGGAGGAGGCGTTCGCCGGCGCGGCGCTGGCCTTGACCTCGGCGATCTGCGACCCGGCCACCGTGCTGCCGAAGCAGTCGTTGACCATCGACTGCGCCGCCCCGGACCTGGAGCTGCTGCTGGTCGACTGGCTCAACGCGCTGATCTACCGCATGGCCACCCGCCACCTGCTGTTCTCGCGCTTCGAGGTAAGGATCGACGGCACGCGCCTGCACGCCACCGCCTGGGGCGAGCCGGTGGACGTGGCGCGCCACCAGCCGGCGGCGGAGGCCAAGGGCGTGTCGTACTGCGAGCTGAAGGTCGCCCGGCAAGCGGACGGCCAGTGGCTGGCACAGGCGGTAGTGGATGTCTGA
- a CDS encoding hemolysin family protein, which translates to MNFSQSLLLLALLILVSAFFSLAEIALAASRPVRLRQMADEGSVNALRVMQVQEKPGHYFTVVQIGMNALAILGGIVGEGMFSPLFTELFALRLEAQQAATLGFVVSFILTTSLFIVITDLIPKQVAMAVPEQLAIRVIGPMRVLSTLLKPLVLVYAWLVGSLINLLKLPKQRDDSVTPEDIMAMTQAGAQSGTLAASEHQVIENIFELETRTLPSAMTHREGIVFFLRDDPDALIRSRIADEPYSAYPVCDGDIDHIVGYVTIKDLFQRVLHNQPISLEDPALIRKPLVVPDRLTLAEVLRQFRQAGETFALIVNEYSLVVGLISLNDVMSIVMGDMVSPWYEEQIVRRDENSWLIDGVTPIQDVRRALDIDSVPHEDEYETLAGFLMTMLRRVPKRTDSVTWGGYTFEVMDVDSYRIDQVMVTRTTPQAGAEAAGPAHKG; encoded by the coding sequence ATGAACTTCAGTCAAAGCCTGCTGCTCCTCGCGCTGCTCATCCTGGTCAGCGCGTTCTTCTCCCTCGCCGAAATCGCCCTGGCCGCCTCGCGCCCGGTGCGACTGCGGCAGATGGCCGATGAAGGCAGCGTCAATGCCCTGCGGGTCATGCAGGTCCAGGAAAAGCCCGGCCACTACTTCACCGTGGTACAGATCGGCATGAATGCTCTGGCCATCCTCGGCGGCATCGTCGGCGAGGGCATGTTCAGTCCGCTGTTCACCGAGCTGTTCGCCCTGCGTCTGGAGGCGCAGCAGGCGGCCACCCTGGGCTTCGTGGTGTCCTTCATCCTCACCACCTCGCTGTTCATCGTCATCACCGACCTGATTCCCAAGCAGGTCGCCATGGCGGTTCCCGAACAGCTCGCCATCCGCGTCATCGGCCCGATGCGCGTACTCTCCACGCTGCTCAAGCCGCTGGTGCTGGTCTACGCCTGGCTGGTCGGCAGCCTGATCAACCTGCTCAAGCTGCCCAAGCAGCGCGACGACAGCGTCACCCCCGAGGACATCATGGCCATGACCCAAGCCGGCGCCCAGTCCGGCACCCTGGCGGCCAGCGAGCACCAGGTCATCGAGAACATCTTCGAGCTGGAAACCCGCACCCTGCCCAGCGCCATGACCCACCGCGAAGGCATCGTCTTCTTCCTGCGCGACGACCCCGATGCGCTGATCCGCTCGCGGATCGCCGACGAGCCCTACTCCGCCTACCCGGTCTGCGACGGCGACATCGACCACATCGTCGGCTACGTCACCATCAAGGACCTGTTCCAGCGGGTGCTGCACAACCAGCCGATCTCCCTCGAAGACCCCGCGCTGATCCGCAAGCCGCTGGTGGTGCCGGATCGCCTGACCCTGGCCGAAGTGCTCAGGCAGTTCCGCCAGGCCGGCGAAACCTTCGCCCTGATCGTCAACGAATACAGCCTGGTGGTCGGCCTGATCAGCCTCAACGACGTGATGAGCATCGTCATGGGCGACATGGTCTCGCCCTGGTACGAGGAGCAGATCGTCCGCCGCGACGAGAACTCCTGGCTGATCGACGGCGTCACCCCGATCCAGGACGTGCGCCGCGCGCTGGATATCGACAGCGTGCCCCACGAGGACGAGTACGAAACCCTCGCCGGCTTCCTGATGACCATGCTGCGCCGCGTACCCAAGCGCACCGACAGCGTGACCTGGGGCGGCTACACCTTCGAGGTGATGGACGTCGACAGCTACCGCATCGACCAGGTGATGGTCACCCGCACCACACCGCAGGCTGGCGCGGAGGCTGCCGGCCCGGCGCACAAGGGCTGA
- a CDS encoding sulfate permease gives MGKAQRTGSSRWLQRLAPGLAALLAYRRSDLPRDLVAGVSVAAVALPVGVAYAQLAGFSPVVGLYASILPLLVYALFGTSRQLIVGPDAATCALVASAVAPLAAGDGALYLSLSVALAALAGLFCILASFIRLGALADFLSKPILVGFLNGVSLHILAGQLGKLAGVPVDAPGVVPATLQLIEQHADYHWPTLLVGLGAFAVLLLAPRLLPRLPAALLALVVSAVVVAGLGLDQHGVAVVGAVPAGLPELKLPSVPWDMLDELMAAALGLALVSFSSMMLTARSFAAKNHYDIDADREFAALGAANLAAALTQSFAISGADSRTAVSDAAGGRSQLTGIIAALSIGLVLLFLSEPLRFVPIAALAAVLVMASISLLDLRGLLRLYRFSRIEFAFAMLATLGVIWVGAIKAILVVLVLSLIRFVMLSSRPRVDVLGKVEGISGFHPLANHPGATTWPGLLLLRFNAPLVFFNANYFRQQVERAVERAGDGLRWLVVDAMPITQSDVTGYFAVESLKATLREKGVQLVVAGRYKEIAEWRRAHALEKDDTLYFPTMRKAVKAFLDHQADGDAGET, from the coding sequence ATGGGCAAAGCGCAACGCACAGGCTCCTCCCGCTGGCTGCAGCGCCTGGCCCCCGGGCTGGCCGCGCTGCTCGCCTACCGACGCAGCGATCTGCCGCGCGACCTGGTCGCCGGCGTGTCGGTGGCCGCGGTCGCCCTGCCGGTCGGCGTCGCCTATGCCCAGCTCGCCGGCTTCAGCCCGGTGGTCGGCCTGTATGCCAGCATCCTGCCGCTGCTGGTCTATGCCCTGTTCGGCACCTCGCGCCAACTGATCGTCGGCCCCGACGCGGCGACCTGCGCGCTGGTCGCCTCGGCAGTGGCGCCGCTCGCCGCCGGCGACGGCGCACTCTACCTGTCGCTGTCGGTCGCCCTCGCTGCGCTGGCCGGGCTGTTCTGCATCCTGGCCAGCTTCATCCGCCTCGGCGCGCTGGCCGACTTCCTCTCCAAGCCGATCCTGGTCGGTTTCCTCAACGGGGTGTCCCTGCACATCCTCGCCGGCCAGCTGGGCAAGCTGGCCGGGGTGCCCGTCGATGCGCCCGGCGTGGTGCCGGCGACCCTGCAGCTGATCGAGCAGCATGCCGACTACCACTGGCCGACCCTGCTGGTCGGTCTGGGTGCCTTCGCCGTGCTGCTGCTCGCACCCCGCCTGCTGCCGCGCCTGCCGGCCGCGCTGCTGGCGCTGGTGGTCAGCGCGGTGGTGGTGGCCGGCCTGGGCCTCGACCAGCACGGCGTGGCGGTGGTCGGCGCGGTACCGGCCGGCCTGCCGGAGCTGAAGCTGCCGAGCGTGCCCTGGGACATGCTCGACGAGCTGATGGCGGCCGCCCTGGGCCTGGCGCTGGTCAGCTTCTCCAGCATGATGCTGACGGCGCGCAGCTTCGCCGCCAAGAACCACTACGACATCGATGCCGACCGCGAATTCGCCGCCCTGGGCGCGGCCAACCTGGCCGCCGCCCTGACCCAGAGCTTCGCCATCAGCGGCGCCGACTCGCGCACCGCGGTGAGCGACGCCGCCGGCGGCCGCAGCCAGCTGACCGGAATCATCGCCGCGCTGTCGATCGGCCTGGTGCTGCTGTTCCTCAGCGAGCCCCTGCGCTTCGTGCCGATCGCCGCGCTGGCCGCGGTGCTGGTCATGGCCTCGATATCGTTGCTCGACCTGCGCGGCCTGCTGCGCCTGTACCGCTTCAGCCGCATCGAGTTCGCCTTCGCCATGCTGGCCACCCTCGGGGTGATCTGGGTGGGCGCCATCAAGGCGATCCTGGTGGTGCTCGTCCTCTCGCTGATCCGCTTCGTCATGCTCTCCTCGCGGCCGCGCGTCGATGTGCTCGGCAAGGTCGAGGGCATCTCCGGATTCCACCCGCTGGCCAACCATCCGGGGGCGACCACCTGGCCCGGCCTGCTGCTGCTGCGCTTCAATGCGCCGCTGGTGTTCTTCAATGCCAACTACTTCCGCCAGCAGGTGGAACGCGCCGTCGAGCGCGCCGGCGATGGCCTGCGCTGGCTGGTGGTGGACGCCATGCCGATCACCCAGTCGGATGTCACCGGCTACTTCGCGGTCGAGAGCCTGAAGGCGACGCTGCGCGAGAAGGGCGTGCAGCTGGTGGTCGCCGGGCGCTACAAGGAGATCGCCGAATGGCGCAGGGCGCATGCGCTGGAGAAGGACGACACCCTGTACTTCCCGACCATGCGCAAGGCGGTGAAGGCCTTTCTCGACCACCAGGCGGATGGCGATGCCGGGGAGACATGA